The following coding sequences lie in one Stigmatopora nigra isolate UIUO_SnigA chromosome 4, RoL_Snig_1.1, whole genome shotgun sequence genomic window:
- the LOC144195491 gene encoding rapamycin-insensitive companion of mTOR-like isoform X3 yields the protein MAASFRGRPIRSLRMRGRNDSGEENVPLDLTREPPENFREILQNVAKQHGVSNMRKLGHLNNFVKLLCSVGHHEEIFGFTYEEIIICLRLALLNEAKEVRAAGLRALRYLIRDTIVLQKVLKLQVDYLIARCIDIQQSNEGERTQGLRLVRKIITVNAMLFPISVANSLIAVGTDGLQERDRMVRAAIAIVCELALKNPEVVAKRGGLSTILKNVIDCQLSRINEALITTILHLLNHPRTRQYVRIDVELEQILAPFTDFHYRHNADTAEGQIKEDKEARFLSSRMAIVAAFRSWSGIINLCRAGNSGIQSLIGLLSIPNMEVRKGLLEVLYEIFRLPVPIVTQDFTEALLSVDPARFQDSWRLSDGFVAAEAKVILPHRARSRPDLMDNYLAFVLSAFIASGLLEGLVEVVTSNDDQLAIRATIILGELLHMANTILPHTHSHHLHCLPTLINMAASFDIPQEKRLRASAAVNNLKRFHERKKKGCKPHSLYLDHIIRKSVSSHSRRESHSRVQRDIYVIKDTEEALMMNLRDSHILNHKQNLEWNWLLIATILKWPNVNLRNNKDEQLHRFVRRLLYFYKPSSKLYAGLALDHVKARQLTVVGCQFVEFLMDSDEDGQGYLEDLVRDMVLWLSSSSGLKPERCLQSNGLLTTLSQHYFLFLGTLSSHPQGVKLLEKCGLFQCLLNLCSVKNQDAVLKLAVATLDYSRDGLARVILSKILTAATDTCRLYATKHLRVLLRAGVEFFSSWGMELLVTQLHDHSKVVSMEALDVLDEACEDKANLHALIQLKPALSHLGDKGLLLLLRFLSIPKGFSYLNERGYVSKQLDKWQKEYNLKYVDLIEEQLNEALTTYRKPVDGDNYVRRSNQRLQRPNVYLPVHLYGQLVHDKTGCHLLETQSIVPDLSYTVRSPMLDTWEGIKQLKSALWALGNIGSSNWGLNLLHEENVIPDILALAQHCEVLSVRGTCVYVLGVISKTRQGCEMLKQYGWDAVRHSRRTLWPVTPDEVEPHLTSELSSVPSTLSLNSESTSSRHNSESESQPNMYILDDDKCDVLDQSDDTPFYIHSKPVKDRSPFTILASTRFVRARFLNSLSLPSKKLRSTSDPKTSTGSRTPTEFKMRRNRTVTEPAAYGSNQGDVFATVVNGRGMPKSPTVSLETSFVGTRGGSEEHLVDVKSAKTGGGSGLALSTLGGQTEHPCRERLAGGDGATSASGVNAGNTGGHQFKSRSQSFNTDTTTSGISSMSSSPSRETVGNPEHSEPEPDSSDCVSLNTVVSAKTVKTLSPLSPQAQTNHMSSCKSSTVSLVPPGSSHTLPRRAQSLKSPSVSTIKSLADCSFMYTSPRDALGYATLKRLQQQRIHPSLSHSEALASPAKDVLFTDTITMKTGSLDSRLTPRRISDRRSTCPDSSILNPYRRLSRTLVPRFLKALSFASLDKEELLSPINQSTLQRCSSVRSMVSSATYGCSDDYIGLALPLDIHDVFHIRDTAYFQQRISPPSEERKRFLFDDENGDRPALPALKQQFSISELIANRGDCPNHGFDSDETGLQDHTEENCLYCVGAIVLGYPAQPPINNARSRTDYVDFPSWGGQSGHRLEVMPQSKFSGVSGCSDAAVSQGSICGTPTPTDIVIGGKPLSEDGPAPRVLLRKEVLRLIINLSSSVGTKGHETGLLTIKEKFPYAFDDICLYSEVSHLLAHCMFRLTSRRFIQELFQDVQFMPMYEEADAILTKLPKPVDKESEPPEES from the exons ATGGCGGCCAGCTTCCGCGGCCGTCCTATCCGGAGTCTTCGGATGCGAG GTCGGAATGACAGCGGGGAAGAGAACGTACCGCTGGATCTGACCAGAG AGCCACCAGAAAACTTCAGGGAAATCCTTCAAAATGTGGCCAAACAACATGGAGTCAGTAATATGCGAAAACTCGGCCACCTGAACAACTTTGTCAAG CTGCTATGCAGTGTCGGGCATCATGAGGAAATCTTCGGGTTTACATACGAAGAAATCATTATTTG TCTGCGACTAGCTTTACTTAATGAGGCTAAGGAAGTGCGTGCTGCTGGGTTGCGAGCACTCCGCTACCTCATTCGTGACACCATTGTGCTGCAAAAAGTCCTCAAACTTCAAGTGGATTATTTGATAGCAAG GTGCATTGACATCCAGCAAAGCAACGAAGGAGAAAGAACTCAAGGCCTGAGACTAGTCCGAAAG atcatcaCTGTCAATGCAATGCTTTTTCCCATCTCGGTCGCAAACTCCCTTATCGCCGTGGGAACCGACGGACTACAAGAGCGGGACCGAATGGTCCGGGCAGCCATTGCCATTGTCTGCGAGCTAG CCCTGAAAAACCCTGAGGTGGTCGCCAAACGGGGAGGTCTCAGCACTATTTTGAAGAATGTGATTGACTGTCAACTGAGCCGTATTAACGAAGCTCTCATCACTACCATCCTCCATCTTCTCAACCATCCACGTACCCGTCAATACGTGCGCATTGATGTGGAATTAGAG CAAATCCTGGCGCCTTTCACGGATTTTCACTACCGTCATAATGCAGACACAGCCGAAGGTCAAATCAA AGAAGACAAAGAAGCACGTTTTTTATCCAGTAGGATGGCAATAGTGGCAGCATTCCGTTCTTGGTCTG GGATTATCAACCTATGCAGGGCTGGAAATTCTGGAATCCAGTCTTTAATTGGTTTACTCAGCATACCAAATATGGAAGTTAGG AAAGGCTTATTGGAGGTATTATATGAGATATTCCGACTCCCTGTACCCATCGTAACCCAAGACTTCACTGAAGCTCTTTTAAGTGTtg ACCCAGCTAGGTTCCAGGACTCATGGAGACTCTCTGATGGGTTTGTTGCTGCCGAGGCCAAAGTTATTCTTCCACATAGGGCTCGTTCACG ACCTGATTTAATGGATAATTACTTAGCATTTGTGCTGTCTGCCTTCATCGCCAGTGGGCTGCTGGAG GGTCTTGTAGAAGTGGTAACAAGCAATGATGATCAACTAGCAATCAGGGCCACTATCATCCTAGGCGAGCTTTTACATATG GCAAACACCATCCTACCACATACCCACAGTCACCACCTACACTGCCTCCCCACCCTCATCAACATGGCCGCCTCCTTTGACATCCCACAGGAGAAAAGACT TCGGGCGAGCGCAGCTGTCAACAACCTGAAACGTTTCCacgagaggaagaaaaaaggtTGTAAACCACACAGTCTCTATTTGGACCACATCATCCGCAAGTCCGTGTCCTCACATAGCCGCAGAGAGTCCCACTCACGGGTCCAAAGGGACATTTATGTCATTAAG GACACAGAGGAAGCGTTGATGATGAACTTGAGAGACAGTCACATTCTCAACCATAAGCAAAACCTAGAGTGGAATTGGTTGCTTATTGCCACTATACTTAAG TGGCCAAATGTTAATCTCAGGAACAACAAAGATGAACAACTGCACAG GTTTGTGCGAAGGCTGCTGTACTTTTACAAACCAAGCAGTAAATTATATGCAGGGCTGGCTTTGGATCACGTTAAAGCAAGACAACTGACTGTCGTTGGTTGCCAGTTTGTGGAGTTCCTCATGGACTCGGATgag GATGGCCAGGGCTACCTGGAGGACCTGGTTCGAGACATGGTTTTATGGCTATCCTCATCCTCGGGCTTGAAACCGGAGCGCTGCCTACAGAGTAACGGCCTACTCACCACGCTTAGCCAACACTACTTTCTCTTTTTGGGGACGCTCTCTTCACATCCTCAGGGAGTCAAACTTTTAGAGAAATGTGGCCTGTTTCAGTG CCTGCTGAATCTGTGCTCAGTGAAGAACCAGGACGCTGTACTGAAGCTGGCTGTAGCCACACTGGACTACAGCAGGGATGGTCTAGCAAGAGTGATTCTCTCCAAGATACTTACTGCTGCTACTGAT ACATGCAGACTTTACGCAACTAAGCATCTACGAGTACTTCTTCGAGCTGGTGTGGAGTTTTTTAGCAGCTGGGGTATGGAACTCCTTGTCACGCAGTTGCACGACCACAGCAAAGTCGTCTCCATGGAGGCCCTCGACGTCCTGGACGAAGCCTGCGAGGACAAG GCCAACCTTCATGCGCTCATCCAGCTTAAACCAGCTTTGTCCCACCTGGGAGACAAAGGCCTTCTGCTGCTCCTCAG GTTCTTGTCCATACCGAAGGGCTTTTCATATCTCAATGAAAGGGGTTATGTCAGTAAACAGCTTGATAAATGGcaaaag GAATACAACTTAAAATACGTCGACCTAATCGAGGAGCAACTCAACGAAGCACTAACAACCTATCGCAAACCCGTCGATGGCGATAACTACGTCAGACGCAGCAACCAAAG GTTACAAAGACCAAATGTCTATCTCCCTGTGCACTTGTATGGTCAGCTAGTCCATGATAAAACAGGCTGCCATCTATTGGAAACACAg AGCATCGTTCCTGACCTCAGCTACACTGTTCGCTCCCCGATGCTGGACACCTGGGAGGGCATCAAACAGCTGAAGTCCGCCCTTTGGGCTCTG GGCAACATCGGTTCTTCCAACTGGGGCTTAAATCTCCTCCATGAGGAGAACGTCATCCCTGACATCCTTGCGTTAGCTCAGCACTGTGAGGTGTTGTCAGTACGAGG TACTTGTGTTTACGTGCTGGGCGTGATCTCCAAGACGAGGCAGGGTTGCGAGATGTTGAAGCAGTATGGCTGGGATGCCGTCAGACACAGTCGCAGGACGCTGTGGCCAGTCACCCCAGATGAGGTCGAACCCCACTTGACCTCCGAACTATCGTCCGTGCCGAGCACGCTCAGTCTCAACTCGGAATCCACCAGCTCCCGTCACAACAGCGAGAGCGAGTCTCAACCAA ACATGTACATCCTGGATGATGACAAATGTGACGTTCTGGACCAATCGGACGATACCCCATTCTACATACACTCCAAACCGGTCAAGGACCGTAGCCCCTTCACCATCTTGGCCTCCACGCGCTTTGTCCGTGCACGTTTCCTCAACTCCCTATCCCTCCCTAGCAAGAAATTACGTTCCACCAGCGACCCCAAGACCTCTACTGGCTCCCGCACCCCCACCGAGTTTAAAATGAGGCGCAACCGGACCGTGACGGAACCCGCCGCCTACGGCTCCAACCAAGGGGATGTGTTCGCCACGGTGGTCAACGGTAGAGGGATGCCGAAGAGCCCTACCGTCAGCCTGGAGACGTCATTCGTCGGGACCAGGGGGGGGTCCGAGGAACATCTCGTAGACGTCAAGTCGGCCAAGACGGGAGGAGGCTCGGGTCTGGCGCTCAGTACTCTCGGGGGCCAGACGGAGCACCCATGCCGAGAACGTCTAGCGGGAGGGGACGGCGCCACCTCCGCTAGCGGGGTCAACGCGGGTAACACGGGAGGTCACCAGTTCAAAAGTCGCAGCCAGAGCTTTAATACGGACACCACCACCAGTGGTATCAGCTCCATGAGCTCCAGCCCTTCCAGGGAAACGGTGGGAAACCCCGAGCATTCGGAACCGGAACCCGACTCTTCCGACTGCGTCAGCCTCAACACGGTGGTCTCGGCCAAAACCGTCAAAACGCTGTCCCCCCTCAGTCCTCAGGCGCAGACCAATCACATGTCTTCGTGCAAGTCCTCTACCGTTTCTTTGGTACCGCCCGGTTCCTCGCATACGCTCCCCCGCCGGGCTCAATCGCTCAAATCGCCCTCGGTCAGCACCATCAAGAGTCTGGCCGACTGTAGTTTCATGTACACCAGTCCGAGAGACGCTTTGGGCTACGCCACACTCAAGCGGCTGCAGCAACAAAGGATACATCCGTCGTTGTCGCATAGTGAAGCGCTAGCTTCGCCCGCTAAAGATGTGCTCTTCACGGACACCATCACCATGAAGACTGGAAGTCTGGACTCTCGACTCACCCCTCGCAG GATATCAGACAGGAGAAGTACCTGTCCAGATTCCAGCATCTTAAATCCGTACCGCCGACTCTCCCGAACATTGGTACCGCG GTTCTTGAAAGCCCTGAGCTTCGCTTCCCTGGACAAGGAAGAACTCCTCAGCCCCATCAACCAGAGCACCTTGCAACGTTGTTCCTCCGTGCGCTCCATGGTCTCCAGCGCCACCTACGGGTGCAGCGACGACTACATCGGCCTGGCGCTTCCCCTGGATATTCACGACGTGTTCCATATTCGAGATACGGCGTATTTCCAGCAGAGGATCAGCCCGCCGTCAGAGGAGAGGAAACGTTTTCTCTTCGACGATGAAAATG GTGATCGTCCCGCCTTGCCGGCCCTGAAGCAGCAATTTAGTATTTCCGAGCTGATTGCCAATAGGGGCGACTGCCCCAATCACGGGTTCGACTCGGATGAGACGGGACTGCAGGATCATACTGAGGAGAATTGCCTCTACTGTGTAGGGGCCATTGTCCTGGGCTACCCTGCACAGCCACCCATCAACAACGCACGGTCCCGGACAG ACTATGTGGACTTCCCATCCTGGGGCGGCCAAAGCGGCCACCGTTTAGAGGTGATGCCTCAGTCCAAGTTCTCCGGCGTGTCGGGCTGCAGCGACGCCGCCGTCTCCCAAGGCTCCATCTGCGGCACCCCGACGCCCACTGACATTGTCATAG GTGGCAAGCCCCTATCAGAGGATGGCCCCGCCCCTCGAGTGCTGCTAAGAAAGGAGGTGCTTCGTCTCATCATCAACCTCAGCTCGTCCGTAGGAACCAAAGGCCACGAAACTGGACTTCTCAC GATAAAGGAGAAGTTTCCATACGCATTTGACGACATCTGCCTGTACTCGGAGGTGTCTCATCTCTTGGCCCACTGTATGTTCCGATTGACCTCCAGGCGCTTTATACAGGAGCTTTTCCAGGATGTGCAGTTCATGCCA atGTACGAGGAGGCGGACGCTATCTTGACAAAGCTGCCAAAACCTGTCGACAAGGAAAGTGAACCTCCCGAGGAATCCTGA
- the LOC144195491 gene encoding rapamycin-insensitive companion of mTOR-like isoform X1 yields the protein MAASFRGRPIRSLRMRGRNDSGEENVPLDLTREPPENFREILQNVAKQHGVSNMRKLGHLNNFVKLLCSVGHHEEIFGFTYEEIIICLRLALLNEAKEVRAAGLRALRYLIRDTIVLQKVLKLQVDYLIARCIDIQQSNEGERTQGLRLVRKIITVNAMLFPISVANSLIAVGTDGLQERDRMVRAAIAIVCELALKNPEVVAKRGGLSTILKNVIDCQLSRINEALITTILHLLNHPRTRQYVRIDVELEQILAPFTDFHYRHNADTAEGQIKEDKEARFLSSRMAIVAAFRSWSGIINLCRAGNSGIQSLIGLLSIPNMEVRKGLLEVLYEIFRLPVPIVTQDFTEALLSVDPARFQDSWRLSDGFVAAEAKVILPHRARSRPDLMDNYLAFVLSAFIASGLLEGLVEVVTSNDDQLAIRATIILGELLHMANTILPHTHSHHLHCLPTLINMAASFDIPQEKRLRASAAVNNLKRFHERKKKGCKPHSLYLDHIIRKSVSSHSRRESHSRVQRDIYVIKDTEEALMMNLRDSHILNHKQNLEWNWLLIATILKWPNVNLRNNKDEQLHRFVRRLLYFYKPSSKLYAGLALDHVKARQLTVVGCQFVEFLMDSDEDGQGYLEDLVRDMVLWLSSSSGLKPERCLQSNGLLTTLSQHYFLFLGTLSSHPQGVKLLEKCGLFQCLLNLCSVKNQDAVLKLAVATLDYSRDGLARVILSKILTAATDTCRLYATKHLRVLLRAGVEFFSSWGMELLVTQLHDHSKVVSMEALDVLDEACEDKANLHALIQLKPALSHLGDKGLLLLLRFLSIPKGFSYLNERGYVSKQLDKWQKEYNLKYVDLIEEQLNEALTTYRKPVDGDNYVRRSNQRLQRPNVYLPVHLYGQLVHDKTGCHLLETQSIVPDLSYTVRSPMLDTWEGIKQLKSALWALGNIGSSNWGLNLLHEENVIPDILALAQHCEVLSVRGTCVYVLGVISKTRQGCEMLKQYGWDAVRHSRRTLWPVTPDEVEPHLTSELSSVPSTLSLNSESTSSRHNSESESQPNMYILDDDKCDVLDQSDDTPFYIHSKPVKDRSPFTILASTRFVRARFLNSLSLPSKKLRSTSDPKTSTGSRTPTEFKMRRNRTVTEPAAYGSNQGDVFATVVNGRGMPKSPTVSLETSFVGTRGGSEEHLVDVKSAKTGGGSGLALSTLGGQTEHPCRERLAGGDGATSASGVNAGNTGGHQFKSRSQSFNTDTTTSGISSMSSSPSRETVGNPEHSEPEPDSSDCVSLNTVVSAKTVKTLSPLSPQAQTNHMSSCKSSTVSLVPPGSSHTLPRRAQSLKSPSVSTIKSLADCSFMYTSPRDALGYATLKRLQQQRIHPSLSHSEALASPAKDVLFTDTITMKTGSLDSRLTPRSLSPRILSRTSPLGLPRFLKALSFASLDKEELLSPINQSTLQRCSSVRSMVSSATYGCSDDYIGLALPLDIHDVFHIRDTAYFQQRISPPSEERKRFLFDDENGDRPALPALKQQFSISELIANRGDCPNHGFDSDETGLQDHTEENCLYCVGAIVLGYPAQPPINNARSRTDYVDFPSWGGQSGHRLEVMPQSKFSGVSGCSDAAVSQGSICGTPTPTDIVIGGKPLSEDGPAPRVLLRKEVLRLIINLSSSVGTKGHETGLLTIKEKFPYAFDDICLYSEVSHLLAHCMFRLTSRRFIQELFQDVQFMPMYEEADAILTKLPKPVDKESEPPEES from the exons ATGGCGGCCAGCTTCCGCGGCCGTCCTATCCGGAGTCTTCGGATGCGAG GTCGGAATGACAGCGGGGAAGAGAACGTACCGCTGGATCTGACCAGAG AGCCACCAGAAAACTTCAGGGAAATCCTTCAAAATGTGGCCAAACAACATGGAGTCAGTAATATGCGAAAACTCGGCCACCTGAACAACTTTGTCAAG CTGCTATGCAGTGTCGGGCATCATGAGGAAATCTTCGGGTTTACATACGAAGAAATCATTATTTG TCTGCGACTAGCTTTACTTAATGAGGCTAAGGAAGTGCGTGCTGCTGGGTTGCGAGCACTCCGCTACCTCATTCGTGACACCATTGTGCTGCAAAAAGTCCTCAAACTTCAAGTGGATTATTTGATAGCAAG GTGCATTGACATCCAGCAAAGCAACGAAGGAGAAAGAACTCAAGGCCTGAGACTAGTCCGAAAG atcatcaCTGTCAATGCAATGCTTTTTCCCATCTCGGTCGCAAACTCCCTTATCGCCGTGGGAACCGACGGACTACAAGAGCGGGACCGAATGGTCCGGGCAGCCATTGCCATTGTCTGCGAGCTAG CCCTGAAAAACCCTGAGGTGGTCGCCAAACGGGGAGGTCTCAGCACTATTTTGAAGAATGTGATTGACTGTCAACTGAGCCGTATTAACGAAGCTCTCATCACTACCATCCTCCATCTTCTCAACCATCCACGTACCCGTCAATACGTGCGCATTGATGTGGAATTAGAG CAAATCCTGGCGCCTTTCACGGATTTTCACTACCGTCATAATGCAGACACAGCCGAAGGTCAAATCAA AGAAGACAAAGAAGCACGTTTTTTATCCAGTAGGATGGCAATAGTGGCAGCATTCCGTTCTTGGTCTG GGATTATCAACCTATGCAGGGCTGGAAATTCTGGAATCCAGTCTTTAATTGGTTTACTCAGCATACCAAATATGGAAGTTAGG AAAGGCTTATTGGAGGTATTATATGAGATATTCCGACTCCCTGTACCCATCGTAACCCAAGACTTCACTGAAGCTCTTTTAAGTGTtg ACCCAGCTAGGTTCCAGGACTCATGGAGACTCTCTGATGGGTTTGTTGCTGCCGAGGCCAAAGTTATTCTTCCACATAGGGCTCGTTCACG ACCTGATTTAATGGATAATTACTTAGCATTTGTGCTGTCTGCCTTCATCGCCAGTGGGCTGCTGGAG GGTCTTGTAGAAGTGGTAACAAGCAATGATGATCAACTAGCAATCAGGGCCACTATCATCCTAGGCGAGCTTTTACATATG GCAAACACCATCCTACCACATACCCACAGTCACCACCTACACTGCCTCCCCACCCTCATCAACATGGCCGCCTCCTTTGACATCCCACAGGAGAAAAGACT TCGGGCGAGCGCAGCTGTCAACAACCTGAAACGTTTCCacgagaggaagaaaaaaggtTGTAAACCACACAGTCTCTATTTGGACCACATCATCCGCAAGTCCGTGTCCTCACATAGCCGCAGAGAGTCCCACTCACGGGTCCAAAGGGACATTTATGTCATTAAG GACACAGAGGAAGCGTTGATGATGAACTTGAGAGACAGTCACATTCTCAACCATAAGCAAAACCTAGAGTGGAATTGGTTGCTTATTGCCACTATACTTAAG TGGCCAAATGTTAATCTCAGGAACAACAAAGATGAACAACTGCACAG GTTTGTGCGAAGGCTGCTGTACTTTTACAAACCAAGCAGTAAATTATATGCAGGGCTGGCTTTGGATCACGTTAAAGCAAGACAACTGACTGTCGTTGGTTGCCAGTTTGTGGAGTTCCTCATGGACTCGGATgag GATGGCCAGGGCTACCTGGAGGACCTGGTTCGAGACATGGTTTTATGGCTATCCTCATCCTCGGGCTTGAAACCGGAGCGCTGCCTACAGAGTAACGGCCTACTCACCACGCTTAGCCAACACTACTTTCTCTTTTTGGGGACGCTCTCTTCACATCCTCAGGGAGTCAAACTTTTAGAGAAATGTGGCCTGTTTCAGTG CCTGCTGAATCTGTGCTCAGTGAAGAACCAGGACGCTGTACTGAAGCTGGCTGTAGCCACACTGGACTACAGCAGGGATGGTCTAGCAAGAGTGATTCTCTCCAAGATACTTACTGCTGCTACTGAT ACATGCAGACTTTACGCAACTAAGCATCTACGAGTACTTCTTCGAGCTGGTGTGGAGTTTTTTAGCAGCTGGGGTATGGAACTCCTTGTCACGCAGTTGCACGACCACAGCAAAGTCGTCTCCATGGAGGCCCTCGACGTCCTGGACGAAGCCTGCGAGGACAAG GCCAACCTTCATGCGCTCATCCAGCTTAAACCAGCTTTGTCCCACCTGGGAGACAAAGGCCTTCTGCTGCTCCTCAG GTTCTTGTCCATACCGAAGGGCTTTTCATATCTCAATGAAAGGGGTTATGTCAGTAAACAGCTTGATAAATGGcaaaag GAATACAACTTAAAATACGTCGACCTAATCGAGGAGCAACTCAACGAAGCACTAACAACCTATCGCAAACCCGTCGATGGCGATAACTACGTCAGACGCAGCAACCAAAG GTTACAAAGACCAAATGTCTATCTCCCTGTGCACTTGTATGGTCAGCTAGTCCATGATAAAACAGGCTGCCATCTATTGGAAACACAg AGCATCGTTCCTGACCTCAGCTACACTGTTCGCTCCCCGATGCTGGACACCTGGGAGGGCATCAAACAGCTGAAGTCCGCCCTTTGGGCTCTG GGCAACATCGGTTCTTCCAACTGGGGCTTAAATCTCCTCCATGAGGAGAACGTCATCCCTGACATCCTTGCGTTAGCTCAGCACTGTGAGGTGTTGTCAGTACGAGG TACTTGTGTTTACGTGCTGGGCGTGATCTCCAAGACGAGGCAGGGTTGCGAGATGTTGAAGCAGTATGGCTGGGATGCCGTCAGACACAGTCGCAGGACGCTGTGGCCAGTCACCCCAGATGAGGTCGAACCCCACTTGACCTCCGAACTATCGTCCGTGCCGAGCACGCTCAGTCTCAACTCGGAATCCACCAGCTCCCGTCACAACAGCGAGAGCGAGTCTCAACCAA ACATGTACATCCTGGATGATGACAAATGTGACGTTCTGGACCAATCGGACGATACCCCATTCTACATACACTCCAAACCGGTCAAGGACCGTAGCCCCTTCACCATCTTGGCCTCCACGCGCTTTGTCCGTGCACGTTTCCTCAACTCCCTATCCCTCCCTAGCAAGAAATTACGTTCCACCAGCGACCCCAAGACCTCTACTGGCTCCCGCACCCCCACCGAGTTTAAAATGAGGCGCAACCGGACCGTGACGGAACCCGCCGCCTACGGCTCCAACCAAGGGGATGTGTTCGCCACGGTGGTCAACGGTAGAGGGATGCCGAAGAGCCCTACCGTCAGCCTGGAGACGTCATTCGTCGGGACCAGGGGGGGGTCCGAGGAACATCTCGTAGACGTCAAGTCGGCCAAGACGGGAGGAGGCTCGGGTCTGGCGCTCAGTACTCTCGGGGGCCAGACGGAGCACCCATGCCGAGAACGTCTAGCGGGAGGGGACGGCGCCACCTCCGCTAGCGGGGTCAACGCGGGTAACACGGGAGGTCACCAGTTCAAAAGTCGCAGCCAGAGCTTTAATACGGACACCACCACCAGTGGTATCAGCTCCATGAGCTCCAGCCCTTCCAGGGAAACGGTGGGAAACCCCGAGCATTCGGAACCGGAACCCGACTCTTCCGACTGCGTCAGCCTCAACACGGTGGTCTCGGCCAAAACCGTCAAAACGCTGTCCCCCCTCAGTCCTCAGGCGCAGACCAATCACATGTCTTCGTGCAAGTCCTCTACCGTTTCTTTGGTACCGCCCGGTTCCTCGCATACGCTCCCCCGCCGGGCTCAATCGCTCAAATCGCCCTCGGTCAGCACCATCAAGAGTCTGGCCGACTGTAGTTTCATGTACACCAGTCCGAGAGACGCTTTGGGCTACGCCACACTCAAGCGGCTGCAGCAACAAAGGATACATCCGTCGTTGTCGCATAGTGAAGCGCTAGCTTCGCCCGCTAAAGATGTGCTCTTCACGGACACCATCACCATGAAGACTGGAAGTCTGGACTCTCGACTCACCCCTCGCAG CCTCTCCCCCCGGATCCTCTCACGTACCTCTCCTCTTGGCCTCCCTAGGTTCTTGAAAGCCCTGAGCTTCGCTTCCCTGGACAAGGAAGAACTCCTCAGCCCCATCAACCAGAGCACCTTGCAACGTTGTTCCTCCGTGCGCTCCATGGTCTCCAGCGCCACCTACGGGTGCAGCGACGACTACATCGGCCTGGCGCTTCCCCTGGATATTCACGACGTGTTCCATATTCGAGATACGGCGTATTTCCAGCAGAGGATCAGCCCGCCGTCAGAGGAGAGGAAACGTTTTCTCTTCGACGATGAAAATG GTGATCGTCCCGCCTTGCCGGCCCTGAAGCAGCAATTTAGTATTTCCGAGCTGATTGCCAATAGGGGCGACTGCCCCAATCACGGGTTCGACTCGGATGAGACGGGACTGCAGGATCATACTGAGGAGAATTGCCTCTACTGTGTAGGGGCCATTGTCCTGGGCTACCCTGCACAGCCACCCATCAACAACGCACGGTCCCGGACAG ACTATGTGGACTTCCCATCCTGGGGCGGCCAAAGCGGCCACCGTTTAGAGGTGATGCCTCAGTCCAAGTTCTCCGGCGTGTCGGGCTGCAGCGACGCCGCCGTCTCCCAAGGCTCCATCTGCGGCACCCCGACGCCCACTGACATTGTCATAG GTGGCAAGCCCCTATCAGAGGATGGCCCCGCCCCTCGAGTGCTGCTAAGAAAGGAGGTGCTTCGTCTCATCATCAACCTCAGCTCGTCCGTAGGAACCAAAGGCCACGAAACTGGACTTCTCAC GATAAAGGAGAAGTTTCCATACGCATTTGACGACATCTGCCTGTACTCGGAGGTGTCTCATCTCTTGGCCCACTGTATGTTCCGATTGACCTCCAGGCGCTTTATACAGGAGCTTTTCCAGGATGTGCAGTTCATGCCA atGTACGAGGAGGCGGACGCTATCTTGACAAAGCTGCCAAAACCTGTCGACAAGGAAAGTGAACCTCCCGAGGAATCCTGA